In Phalacrocorax aristotelis unplaced genomic scaffold, bGulAri2.1 scaffold_191, whole genome shotgun sequence, a genomic segment contains:
- the LOC142051193 gene encoding uncharacterized protein LOC142051193 — MCKVQPLQAALPAFSRPDPCCSTLALPGQNEDNLDIIRAFLRSRPKQEEEKLKFLASIYTICSTSSAGSTTWDMLYFCLLEVVEAIEVLLQEEPTDHLGTVVWRQAMLTIASMSKAGLLLQEMSSRLLHICFCSIFHLPPQDTQGPEASLYSETLAMMDSMLQVLVSSAGALGILELQNILQPCLLFVLPNTPSQMDLPVWQGEPSPGTFPRATS; from the exons ATGTGCAAGGTCCAGCCGCTGCAGGCGG ccctgcctgccttctctcGGCCAGATCCGTGCTGCTCCACCTTGGCTCTGCCCGGGCAGAACGAGGATAACCTGGACATCATCCGAGCCTTCCTCAGGAGCAGACCAAAG caagaggaggagaagctgaAGTTTCTGGCCTCCATCTACACCATCTGTAGCACCAGCAGCGCGGGCTCCACAACATGGGACATGCTTTACTTCTGTTtgctggaggtggtggaggcCATCGAG gtgctgctgcaagAGGAGCCCACTGACCACCTGGGTACTGTGGTGTGGCGGCAAGCCATGCTGACCATCGCCTCCATGAG CAAGGCggggctgcttctgcaggagatGAGCAGCAGACTCCTCCacatctgcttctgcagcatcttCCACCTCCCTCCGCAGGACACCCAGGGCCCTGAGGCTTCTCTCTACTCCGAG ACCCTGGCCATGATGGACAgcatgctgcaggtgctggtaAGCAGCGCCGGTGCTCTCGGcatcctggagctgcagaacatCTTGCAG ccctgcctgctgttcGTCCTGCCCAACACTCCCTCACAGATGGATCTGCCTGTCTGGCAAggggagcccagccctgggactTTCCCCCGGGCCACATCCTAG